A genomic region of Pelodiscus sinensis isolate JC-2024 chromosome 1, ASM4963464v1, whole genome shotgun sequence contains the following coding sequences:
- the C1H11orf54 gene encoding ester hydrolase C11orf54 homolog: MAKVEKFALHVPSLEELSRVLQDGLKENFADVQVSVVDCPDLTRDPFNFPVKGLCGKPRIVDVGGVPYLVPLVQKDKVYDLNTVAKQIELPGAFILGAGAGSSKILGVNAEFIPVVQAESEQKPAVNASYVAQINPADGGCLLEKYSDKYSDCEFGLLANLYASLGQPGKVIEVKANKRTGQCNFVTCMRQIIEKHYGDKPVGMGGTFVIQKGKAKIHIMPPEFSACPLNTDEEVNNWLKFFEMKAPLICQPVLVSRDPGFDLRVEHTHCFSHHGEGGHYHNDTTPDSVQYLGYFLPAELVFRIDRPKESHMIGRD, translated from the exons ATGGCCAAAGTTGAGAAGTTTGCTCTTCATGTCCCAAGTCTAGAGGAGCTTTCTAGAG TCCTGCAGGATGGACTTAAGGAGAACTTTGCTGACGTCCAGGTGTCGGTAGTAGACTGCCCTGATTTGACTCGTGATCCTTTCAACTTTCCTGTTAAAG GACTCTGCGGGAAGCCTAGAATAGTGGATGTGGGAGGTGTTCCTTACCTTGTGCCTCTTGTACAAAAGGATAAA GTTTATGATTTGAACACTGTTGCCAAGCAAATAGAGTTGCCAGGAGCTTTCATTCTGGGAGCTGGAGCGGGGTCCTCTAAGATTCTTGGAGTAAATGCTGAG TTTATCCCAGTTGTTCAAGCTGAGAGTGAACAAAAACCTGCTGTAAATGCGAGTTATGTCGCTCAGATTAACCCTGCAGATGGAGGTTGCCTGCTGGAGAAGTACAGTGACAAATATAGTGACTGTGAATTTGGACTGCTGGCCAACCTGTATGCCAGTCTGGGCCAACCTGGCAAG GTCATTGAAGTGAAGGCTAATAAAAGAACTGGGCAGTGTAACTTTGTGACCTGCATGAGACAAATTATAGAAAAACACTACGGAGATAAACCAGTTGGGATGGGAGGTACGTTTGTCATTCAAAAGGGGAAAGCAAAGATTCATATCATG CCCCCAGAATTTTCTGCCTGTCCTTTAAACACAGATGAGGAAGTGAATAATTGGCTCAAATTTTTTGAAATGAAGGCTCCATTGATTTGTCAGCCAGTACTAGTTTCCAGAGATCCA GGATTTGATCTGCGTGTGGAGCACACCCATTGTTTCAGTCACCATGGTGAAGGAGGACACTACCATAATGACACCACACCAGATAGTGTGCAGTATCTGGGATATTTTTTGCCTGCAGAACTTGTCTTTCGTATTGATAGACCCAAGGAATCTCATATGATTGGAAGAGATTAA